From Cannabis sativa cultivar Pink pepper isolate KNU-18-1 chromosome 8, ASM2916894v1, whole genome shotgun sequence, a single genomic window includes:
- the LOC115700123 gene encoding uncharacterized protein LOC115700123, with protein sequence MNFMGVVGNDRVTYYRVEWDVLRAVMHRMGFVGRWIDLVMTCVSTVRHKVVHGGHVLSLSSRLVESAKVTLFQHTFSLYVQKLFEQASGQKVNRSKSSIFFSPNTDALTRSQVCYILHMIEALEGSMYPGLPNIIGRNKNVVLGFIKNKIIARINSWDVEFLSCAGKEILLKTVIQSLPPYAMSVFLLPLCTCTEIEKLMATFGGRLAQVKDVVLFGCLGID encoded by the exons atgaatttcATGGGAGTCgttggaaatgatcgggtgacctATTATCGAGTAGAATGGGATGTTCTAAGAGCAGTCATGCATCGTATGGGCTTTGTGGGTAGATGGATTGACCTTGTCATGACTTGTGTGTCAACAGTCCGTCATAAAGTTGTTCACGGTGGCCATGTGTTGAGCCTATCCAGCCGTCTCGTGGAATCTGCCAAGGTGACCCTCTTTCAACATACCTTTTCATTATATGTGCAGAAG CTTTTTGAACAAGCTTCTGGCCAAAAGGTTAATCGCTCCAAATCCTCAATTTTCTTCAGCCCTAACACTGATGCTCTAACTCGGTCTCAGGTTTGCTACATCCTCCATATGATCGAAGCTCTTGAAGGCAGTATGTACCCTGGTCTCCCCAACATTATTGGTCGTAATAAAAATGTCGTGCTTGGTTTTATCAAGAATAAAATCATTGCTCGGATAAACAGTTGGGATGTCGAATTCCTATCCTGTGCTGGAAAGGAAATTCTCCTCAAAACTGTCATACAATCTCTACCCCCTTACGCTATGAGTGTTTTCCTTCTACCACTATGCACTTGTactgaaattgagaaattaatgGCCACCTTTGGTGGAAGACTAGCTCAAGTAAAGGACGTGGTATTATTTGGATGTCTTGGGATAGATTAG